The Alysiella filiformis sequence GATTATTCAGGTGCAAACTTTGTTGCAAAGCCTGTTTGGTGGCAGCGTGGAATTTGACCGTGGTTTTTTCACGATTTTCTTGGGACACACCACGCTGTGTATGGCATACATTACGGTGGTGATTCGCGCGCGCCTGATGGAGCTTGACCAATCGCTTGAAGAAGCCGCCATGGATTTGGGGGCGCGTCCGATGAAAATCTTTTTTGTGATTACGCTGCCTTTGATTGCGCCTGCGATTGCATCTGGCTTTTTGCTGGGGGTTACGCTGTCGTTGGACGATTTGGTGATTGCCTCATTTTTGGCAGGCCCAGGCGAAGTTACCCTGCCCCAACTGATTTTCGGTAAAGTGCGGCGCGGTCTTGACCCACAAATGAATGTGCTGGCAACCATCATGATTGCGGTGGTGGGCACTTTGGTCATCAGCATCAATTATTTGATGTTGCGCCAAGCCACCAAGCGCGAACGTGAAATGCAAGCCGCTTATAAAGCAGGGTAAACGAAAAAGGCTGAAACCTTTGCAAAACCTACTTTTAAACTGACGTAGGGGCGGATTTCATATCCGCCCTTTTTTCAATTTCTTGATAAGAATGAAAATTTCTGCGAACCTAAACGGGGCAGATATGAAATCTGCCCCTACAAACCGAGTTTTGCAAAGGTTTCAGGCTGCCTGAAAATTTTTCAGGCAGCTTTTTTTGATTGAAATGGCTTAACCGATGTAGGGGCGGATTTCATATCCGCCCTTTTCCACAATCATGATACGAAAACGGGGCGGATATGAAATCCGCCCCTACGAACCGCGTTGTGTCCCAATTTCAGGCAGCCTGAAAATCAACGTTTCTCTTTTTTCTGGCAATCGGTGCAAATGCCATACATGTACAAAGCATGGTCCACAATGCGGTAGCCGTTTTCGCTGGCGATTTTTTCTTGTAGGCGTTCAATTTCTTCGTTGTGAAATTCGGCAACATCGCCACATTTCATGCACACGATGTGGTCGTGGTGTCCGCCTTGATTGAGTTCGTACACGGCTTTGCCGCTTTCAAAATGGTGGCGCAACAAAATGCCTGCTTGTTCAAATTGGGTCAAAACGCGATAAATGGTTGCCACGCCAATTTCAATGCCTTCGTCCAGCAAAATGCGGTAAACATCTTCTGCGCTCAAATGTTCTTCGCTGTGGGTTTCAAACAAATCCAAAATTTTCAGACGAGGTCCTGTTACTTTTAAGCCATTGTCTTTTAATTGGGTAATGTTGTTCATCTTGTTTTTCCTTTTTACAAAAATGATTTTTCAGGCAGCCTGAAAAAAATCAAAAAAATCAAATTACCGCTATAATACGCATTTTTTGGTGCCTTGCACACGGCTAAATGATAAAACTTTTCAATGCCACATCGCAAAAATCGCAAGGCAAACCCTCAACAAGAAAGGCAAAAAACGTGAAAAAAGTCTTGATTGCCGCCACAATGTTGGCAAGTTTAACGGCTTGTACGCCCAAATTGGTTGAAAAATTACCGTATTACAAATTGCCTGTGATTCAAGGTGTGCCACTTGAACCCAAATCGGTGTTGGCAATTCAGGCTGGCATGACGCGCGAACAGGTTCAACTTTACATTGGTGCGCCTTTGTTGCGTCCGTCTTTCCGCGATACGCAGTGGGACTACAATTATGAGGTTTTGCGCGGCGGTAAAGTGAAAGAAAGTCGCAATTTAACCGTTTATTTTCAAGGCAATGTGGTTTCGCGTGTAGAAGGCTCGGCTTTGGATTATGCGCGTGAGCAAATCGCCCAACAAAATCAACCCCAACAAGAGAAAAAATCATGGTTCAAATTCAACAAGTAAAAATCGCCATTGCTGGCGTAAACGGTCGCATGGGCAAAGTTTTGGTACAAGCGGTGGACGCGAACCCCAACGCGGTGCTGGTGGGCGCGTTGGAACACGCTGGCTCGGAAAGTTTGGGCTTGGACGCGGGCTATGCGGTGGGCATCAAAACGGGCGTGAACATCACGGCGGATTTTCAGGCTGCCTTAAACCATGCCGATGTGGTCATTGATTTTACCCGTGCCGAAGCGTCTTTGCCTTTGATTGAATTTTGTGAGCAAAATCAAATCAAAATGGTCATCGGCACCACAGGCTATGATGATGCGGGCAAAGCGAAAATTCAGGCAGCCGCGCAAAAACGCGCCATTGTGTTTGCCGCCAATTACAGCGTGGGCGTGAATTTGACTTTCCACATTTTGGACACGGTGGCGCGTGTGCTGAACGAAGGCTACGACATTGAAATCATTGAAGCCCACCACCGACACAAAGTGGACGCGCCAAGCGGCACGGCTTTGCGCATGGGCGAAGTGATTGCCAACGCTTTGGGACGCGATTTGAAAGAATGCGCGGTGTACGGTCGCGAAGGACACACAGGCGCGCGCGACAGCCAAACCATTGGTTTTGCAACGGTTCGCGCAGGCGATGTGGTGGGCGACCACACGGCATTGTTTGCCACCGATGGCGAGCGCGTGGAAATCACCCACAAAGCCAGCAGCCGCATGACCTTTGCCGCAGGTGCAGTTCGTGCGGCGGTGTGGTTGGCAAATCACGACACGGGTTTGTTTGATATGCAAGATGTGTTGGGTTTGAAAAACTGATTTTCAGGCAGCCTGAAAACGAAAAACCATGCGTGGGGGCAGATTGCGTATCCCCCCTTCAAATCAAATTGAGACAAAACCATGTTGAATTTAAACAATCAAAACATTCTTTTTATTCAAGGATTAACAGGCAAACTGGAAACCCTGTATCTGCCCGCAATCGGTGCAGAACGCGGTGTGGCGGTCATACATCACCCCAATCCCACACAAGGCGGCACATTCACCAACAAAGTGATACAAACTGCCGCCAAATGCTTGACGCAAATGGGTTTTCATTGCTATTTGCCCAATTCACGCGGCACAGGCAACAGCGAAGGCAGCTACGACCACGGCAAAGGCGAAACCGATGATTTCGTTGCCCTGATTGACCACGCGCGCGCCCAACACCCTCATGCCAGTAAATTGGCGATTGTCGGTTTTTCGTTTGGCGGCTACGTTTCCACTTTTGCCGCACAGCAGCGTGAGCCTGATTTGTTGCTGCTCATTGGCGCGGCGGTGGGGCATTACACCAAACAGGCAGCCGCACCACACGTTCCCAACATCAACAAAACCTTGGTCATTCACGGTGCCGATGATGAAGTGGTGGAACTCGCCAAACCACTCCAATGGTGTGCCGAACAGAATTTGCCGATTGTGGTGCTGCCTGAAAGTTCGCATTTTTTTCACGGCAAACTGATTGTGTTGCGCGATACGATTAATCGTTTTGTTGCACCCATGCTTTGATTTTCAGGCTGCCTGAAATGTGGGTTGATGTCCATTTCAGGCAGCCCAATCTTTACAAAAATCATGTTATTGTATAACATTCACATTTTGATTTTTGCAAACATTTCAGGAGATTTCATCATGAAAAAAATCGCATTGGCAGCCATGATTTGCGCCATCAGTTTGTCTGCACACGCACACCGCGTTTGGGTGTCTGCCGACCACACGCACGGTGGCGAAATTTTGAAAGCCGAATTGGGCTACGGCGAATTTCCCGAGTTTGAAGAAATCGCCAAAGAACGCTTAAACATCTTCAAACCCATGACGCTGATTACCGACAAAGGCAAAGAAGAATTGGTGCAAAAAGGCAAATACAACTACCAATACCAAAGCAAAAAACCCGTACAAGACGGCAGCTATTTGGTGGTTGGCGAATACCAACCCACCTTTTGGAGCAAAAACGCCGCAGGCTGGAAACGCACCAATATGACCGAAATGACCGATGCCACCTATTGCGAACAAACCCGCATGTATGGCAAACACATTGCCAATGTGGGACACGAAAGTGCCAGCAAAGACATCATCAGCAAACCATTGGGTCATTTGCTGGAAATTGTGCCGTTGGACAATCCTGCCAATGTGCACGTTGGCGACAAATTCAAAGTGAAAGTGCTGTACAAAGGCGAACCCTTGCCCAATGTAACGCTGACCGCCACCTTTGACGGCTTTGACACCAGCGACCGCAGCAAATCACACAAAGTGGAAGCCCAAGCCTTTTCCGATGTAACCAACGACCAAGGCGAAGTGAACATCATTCCATTGCGTCAAGGTTTCTGGAAAGCCAATGTGGAATACAAAACCGACTTTGCCGACCAAAAAGTTTGCCAAAAAGAAGCCACTTACAGCACCCTTACTTTCCAAATTGGACACGCACATCATTAAAATGTGGTTTTTTTGATAAAAACCGCTTTTCAGGCTGCCTGAAAGGCGGTTTTGTTGTTTTTTTACATTTTGCAACATATCTTTGTGTAAGTATTCAACCTATAATGCGTGGCACACGGTAGCCATGCTGCCTGTATCGCCTCAACAAGGGCAACACCCACCAACAAAAATACCAATCCAATTAAGGACACAAAACCATGAAAAAAAATCACAAAAACGCAACACAAACAGCCGCTTCCGTATTGATGGGCACATTGGCAATCGGTCATGTTCAAGCAGACTTGATTGATACAATTAAAAACAAAGATGCCGCAAGCGTGGTTGCAGAAAAAGCACAATTAAACACACAAATTGCCAACAATAAAACCGATGCCAAAGCAGGCAACCAAGCCAGCGCAATGGCTATTGACTCTTATGTAGTCGGATACAAACGTGTCTTGACCGCACAAGGTTTGAGCCCACGCGATATTCAAACTTTTCAAAATATTGCCGATGGTTTCAAAATCATTGGGCAAAGCAATAGCGATAAAATTGCGGATATTGAAGCGGTTTTGGCAGAAACCATTATTGAAAACAAAACCAACCAGTTTAATCTGAATGAGGTTGATAGAAAAGCCTCTCAGGCTTTAACTGACGCACAAGCTGCCGATAACAAAGCCAGAGCAGCACAAACTGCCGCACAAGCTGCCGATAACAAAGCCACCGCTGCTCAAACTGCCGCACAAGCTGCCGATAACAAAGCCACCGCAGCACAAACTGCCGCGCAAGCTGCCGATAACAAAGCCACCGCTGCTCAAACTGCCGCACAAGCTGCTGACACCAAAGCAACCGCAGCGCAAACTGCCGCACAAGCTGCCGACACCAAAGCCACCGCTGCTCAAACTGCCGCACAAGCTGCCGATACCAAAGCAACAGCCGCTCAAACTGCCGCACAAGCTGCCGATGACAAAGCCACCGCTGCTCAAACCACCGCGCAAGCTGCCGACACCAAAGCCACTGACGCTCAAACCACCGCCAATACCGCCCTGTCCAATACCCAAATTTTGGAAAACACCAAAGCCGACAAAACCGCATTGGCAAGCATCAGCAATACCGCCAACACCGCCTTGTCCAACACCCAAGTTTTGGAAAACACCAAAGCCGATAAAGCCGATTTGGATACCTTGGGCAACCGCGTTACCACAGTAGAAAACACCGTGGTGCAACACGGCACCGACATCGCCAATTTAAACACCCAAGTGGCAAGACAAAACAATCAACTTACCCAAATCAACCAACGCATTGACGATTTGGAAGACAAAACCGAAAAAGGTTTAGCCGCGCAAGCAGCCTTAACGGGCTTGTTCCAACCATACAGCATTGGTAAATTCAACGTTTCCGCAGCCGTGGGTGGCTACAAATCCAAAGTTGCCATTGCCGTGGGCGGTGGCTACCGTTTTGATGAAAAAACCGCCATCAAAGCAGGCATTGCCACCAGCCCACGCAGTGGCGGCGCAGCTTACAATGTGGGTGTGAACTACGAATGGTAAGTTATTGATTATCAATAATTTGAATTGATTTATTTCAGGCAGCCCGAAATCATTTCAGGCTGCCTGAAAATCATTATCATTGCCAAAAAACTTGCCACAAAAGCCCAAATCATTTACCATATTTAACCTTTATGATATTCATTGTTTTAATTAAAAACCCTCCATTCATGATTGTTTGATAAAGGAATTGAATATGTCTCATCATCACGACACCACCGATGTGCCCACCGAAAACACCTTTGCACTTTATTTAAAAACCAACAGCCGTGCCACCCACGATAGCGTGGACAACTTGGTGATGTCGGTGCAACCCTTTGCCAATAATAATAATTATATCAAGTTCTTACAATTACAATCGGTGTTCCACAAAATCGTGGACGACATTTACAAAGACCCCAAATTAAATCAACAAATCCCCAATTTGGCAGAATTGGCGCGTTACGAAACCGTGTTGCAAGATTTGCAAGATTTGGGCGCACAAGCCAAAACGTGGCAAACCGCATTGCCCAAACCCACAGGCGCAGAAGCCTTGGGCTGGCTGTATTGTGCCGAAGGCTCCAATTTGGGCGCAGCATTTTTGTACAAAGACGCACAAAATCACCTGAATATGAGTGCCGAACACGGCGCACGCCATCTCGCGCCACACGCCGATGGGCGCGGTAAACATTGGCGCGAATTTGTGGCGCATTTGAACAATTTGAACGTTTCCGAAGAAGACAAGGAAGATGCCTTAAAAGGTGCTTTGAATGCGTTTGCGTTTTATAAAGTGCTGTTGCGCGAAATTTTTGAAGTGCCACAGGCAGCCTAATCCCATTTCAGGCTGCCTGAAATGTTGGTTTAAAACGAAACCGTTGAGCATTCATTGATTTGGCTTACTTTTTTAAAAAGTAAGTCGCCGAAGGCAAAAGCCATTTTTTGCAGGACAATAAAAGGCAGCCTGAAAGCCAATCACTTGAAAAACATTGACAATTCAGCCCCATTTTTATATCATAAATTTTTTTTATGGAGATTGAAATGAGCATTCCCACCAGCAAAATCAACATTGGTTTGAGCGATGAACAACGCCAAGCCATTGCACACGGTTTGTCCAAAGTGTTGGCAGACACCTACACTTTGTATTTGAAAACCCACAACTACCACTGGAACGTAAAAGGCAGAATGTTCCGCACTTTGCATTTGATGTTTGAAGAGCAATACAATGAATTGGCTTTGGCGGTGGATTTAATCGCCGAACGCATTCGCGCTTTGGACTATCTTGCCCCTGGTTCATACAGCGAATTTTCGGCTTTGGCAACCGTGAAAGAAGGCTCTGGCGACACCGATGCCACCCAAATGATTCGTCAGTTGGTGGAAGACCAAGAAACCGTAGCCCGCACTTGCCGCGAATTGTTCCCGATTGTGGACGAAGCCAACGACCAACCCACCGCCGATTTGCTGACCATTCGTTTGCAAACACATGAAAAAACCGCGTGGATGTTGCGTTCTTTGTTGGAAGAATAATCTGCCGCATATCATGAAAAAAGCACTTTGTTTTCAACAAGGTGCTTTTTCTTTTGAAAATTAAGATGATGAACACGGTTTCTTCATCACGCGGCATACAGCACAAACAAGGCTGGGCGTTTTTTTAAATTGGGTAAGCTGTCCATTTTGCGCCATTGGGCGATGGTTTGGCTGATGATTTCTTGCGTGGGCAGGGTCAAATCGCACGCCACACACAGGCGCGTTTCAGGCTGCAACACCGCCAAGGCTTCTGCCAACAGCGCGTCATTGCGATAGGGGGTTTCTATGAACAGTTGTGTTTCGTTGGCTTGACGCGAACGGCTTTCCAAGGCTTTCAGGCTGCCTGAACGCCCATCTTTGTCGGCAGGAATGTAGCCTTTGAAAGCGAAACTTTGTCCATTCGCCCCCGATGCCATCAACGCCAACACAATGCTGGACGCACCCACAAGCGGCTTGACGGCAAAACCTTCACGATGTGCCGCCG is a genomic window containing:
- a CDS encoding ABC transporter permease subunit, with the translated sequence MNQAKMSWFLKIMLFLGLAFLYIPLIILVIYSFNDSKLVTVWGGFSTRWYGELIQNDDILGAMWLSLKIAAASSLAAVILGTMAGYALARIKRFRGKTLFAGMVSAPMVMPDVITGLSMLLLIIQVQTLLQSLFGGSVEFDRGFFTIFLGHTTLCMAYITVVIRARLMELDQSLEEAAMDLGARPMKIFFVITLPLIAPAIASGFLLGVTLSLDDLVIASFLAGPGEVTLPQLIFGKVRRGLDPQMNVLATIMIAVVGTLVISINYLMLRQATKREREMQAAYKAG
- the fur gene encoding ferric iron uptake transcriptional regulator, whose amino-acid sequence is MNNITQLKDNGLKVTGPRLKILDLFETHSEEHLSAEDVYRILLDEGIEIGVATIYRVLTQFEQAGILLRHHFESGKAVYELNQGGHHDHIVCMKCGDVAEFHNEEIERLQEKIASENGYRIVDHALYMYGICTDCQKKEKR
- a CDS encoding outer membrane protein assembly factor BamE; the encoded protein is MIKLFNATSQKSQGKPSTRKAKNVKKVLIAATMLASLTACTPKLVEKLPYYKLPVIQGVPLEPKSVLAIQAGMTREQVQLYIGAPLLRPSFRDTQWDYNYEVLRGGKVKESRNLTVYFQGNVVSRVEGSALDYAREQIAQQNQPQQEKKSWFKFNK
- the dapB gene encoding 4-hydroxy-tetrahydrodipicolinate reductase; the encoded protein is MQQVKIAIAGVNGRMGKVLVQAVDANPNAVLVGALEHAGSESLGLDAGYAVGIKTGVNITADFQAALNHADVVIDFTRAEASLPLIEFCEQNQIKMVIGTTGYDDAGKAKIQAAAQKRAIVFAANYSVGVNLTFHILDTVARVLNEGYDIEIIEAHHRHKVDAPSGTALRMGEVIANALGRDLKECAVYGREGHTGARDSQTIGFATVRAGDVVGDHTALFATDGERVEITHKASSRMTFAAGAVRAAVWLANHDTGLFDMQDVLGLKN
- a CDS encoding alpha/beta hydrolase gives rise to the protein MLNLNNQNILFIQGLTGKLETLYLPAIGAERGVAVIHHPNPTQGGTFTNKVIQTAAKCLTQMGFHCYLPNSRGTGNSEGSYDHGKGETDDFVALIDHARAQHPHASKLAIVGFSFGGYVSTFAAQQREPDLLLLIGAAVGHYTKQAAAPHVPNINKTLVIHGADDEVVELAKPLQWCAEQNLPIVVLPESSHFFHGKLIVLRDTINRFVAPML
- a CDS encoding DUF4198 domain-containing protein, which gives rise to MKKIALAAMICAISLSAHAHRVWVSADHTHGGEILKAELGYGEFPEFEEIAKERLNIFKPMTLITDKGKEELVQKGKYNYQYQSKKPVQDGSYLVVGEYQPTFWSKNAAGWKRTNMTEMTDATYCEQTRMYGKHIANVGHESASKDIISKPLGHLLEIVPLDNPANVHVGDKFKVKVLYKGEPLPNVTLTATFDGFDTSDRSKSHKVEAQAFSDVTNDQGEVNIIPLRQGFWKANVEYKTDFADQKVCQKEATYSTLTFQIGHAHH
- a CDS encoding YadA C-terminal domain-containing protein, which gives rise to MKKNHKNATQTAASVLMGTLAIGHVQADLIDTIKNKDAASVVAEKAQLNTQIANNKTDAKAGNQASAMAIDSYVVGYKRVLTAQGLSPRDIQTFQNIADGFKIIGQSNSDKIADIEAVLAETIIENKTNQFNLNEVDRKASQALTDAQAADNKARAAQTAAQAADNKATAAQTAAQAADNKATAAQTAAQAADNKATAAQTAAQAADTKATAAQTAAQAADTKATAAQTAAQAADTKATAAQTAAQAADDKATAAQTTAQAADTKATDAQTTANTALSNTQILENTKADKTALASISNTANTALSNTQVLENTKADKADLDTLGNRVTTVENTVVQHGTDIANLNTQVARQNNQLTQINQRIDDLEDKTEKGLAAQAALTGLFQPYSIGKFNVSAAVGGYKSKVAIAVGGGYRFDEKTAIKAGIATSPRSGGAAYNVGVNYEW
- a CDS encoding biliverdin-producing heme oxygenase, whose protein sequence is MSHHHDTTDVPTENTFALYLKTNSRATHDSVDNLVMSVQPFANNNNYIKFLQLQSVFHKIVDDIYKDPKLNQQIPNLAELARYETVLQDLQDLGAQAKTWQTALPKPTGAEALGWLYCAEGSNLGAAFLYKDAQNHLNMSAEHGARHLAPHADGRGKHWREFVAHLNNLNVSEEDKEDALKGALNAFAFYKVLLREIFEVPQAA
- a CDS encoding Dps family protein, with translation MSIPTSKINIGLSDEQRQAIAHGLSKVLADTYTLYLKTHNYHWNVKGRMFRTLHLMFEEQYNELALAVDLIAERIRALDYLAPGSYSEFSALATVKEGSGDTDATQMIRQLVEDQETVARTCRELFPIVDEANDQPTADLLTIRLQTHEKTAWMLRSLLEE
- a CDS encoding SAM-dependent methyltransferase; its protein translation is MPSLYLIPTPLGAPDSPCLLPHEQAQIAHITDFVVEAEKTARAHLKHFAVSTPIRDLNLQTLNEHTPPNQVAALLQPLREGRDIGLLSEAGCPAIADPGADLVAAAHREGFAVKPLVGASSIVLALMASGANGQSFAFKGYIPADKDGRSGSLKALESRSRQANETQLFIETPYRNDALLAEALAVLQPETRLCVACDLTLPTQEIISQTIAQWRKMDSLPNLKKRPALFVLYAA